A region of Diospyros lotus cultivar Yz01 chromosome 3, ASM1463336v1, whole genome shotgun sequence DNA encodes the following proteins:
- the LOC127798452 gene encoding mitochondrial uncoupling protein 2-like isoform X2, with protein sequence MSDPREISFAGTFVSSAFAACLAELCTIPLDTAKVRVQLQKKTNIEEGAHVPKYRGMLDTVATIAREEGLEALWKGVVPGLHRQFLYGGLRIGLYEPVKAFFVGSEYVGDVSLFQKIVAALITGALAIVVANPTDLVKVRLQAEGNLLPGVPRRYSGALNAYYTIIKQEGLAALWTGLGPNIARNAIINAAELASYAQVKETILKIPGFTDTIFTQLLAGLGAGFFAVCIGSPVDVVKSRMMGDSIYKSTFDCFIRTLKTEGPLAFYKGFLPNFGRLGMWNAIMFLTLEQAKKFFVTVD encoded by the exons ATGTCAGATCCGAGGGAGATCTCGTTCGCCGGAACCTTCGTTTCCAGTGCTTTCGCCGCTTGTTTGGCCGAG CTCTGTACTATTCCTTTAGACACTGCTAAAGTTAGGGTTCAGCTCCAGAAGAAAACTAATATTGAGGAGGGAGCACATGTTCCTAAATACAGGGGTATGTTGGATACTGTTGCTACTATTGCTCGAGAAGAAGGTTTAGAAGCCCTTTGGAAAGGTGTTGTACCTGGATTGCACCGTCAGTTTCTGTATGGAGGCTTAAGGATTGGATTATATGAACCT GTCAAGGCCTTTTTTGTTGGCAGTGAATATGTTGGAGATGTTTCTTTGTTCCAGAAGATAGTTGCTGCTCTGATTACTG GTGCACTAGCAATTGTAGTGGCTAATCCAACTGATCTTGTGAAAGTTCGACTTCAAGCTGAAGGTAATTTGCTTCCTGGAGTACCCAGGCGCTATTCTGGAGCCTTGAATGCTTATTACACCATAATAAAGCAG GAAGGACTGGCAGCTTTATGGACAGGGCTCGGGCCTAACATTGCACGAAATGCTATTATAAATGCTGCAGAACTAGCTAGCTATGCCCAAGTGAAAGAG acaattttgaaaattccaggGTTCACAGACACTATTTTTACCCAACTGCTTGCTGGGTTAGGAGCAGGATTCTTTGCAGTCTGTATCGGTTCTCCTGTTGATGTG GTTAAATCTAGAATGATGGGGGATTCTATCTATAAAAGCACCTTTGATTGTTTTATCAGAACTTTGAAGACTGag GGACCCCTCGCCTTCTACAAGGGATTCCTTCCAAATTTTGGTCGCCTTGGAATGTGGAATGCGATCATGTTTCTAACTCTGGAGCAA GCCAAGAAATTCTTTGTAACCGTGGATTAA
- the LOC127798452 gene encoding mitochondrial uncoupling protein 2-like isoform X1: protein MSDPREISFAGTFVSSAFAACLAELCTIPLDTAKVRVQLQKKTNIEEGAHVPKYRGMLDTVATIAREEGLEALWKGVVPGLHRQFLYGGLRIGLYEPVKAFFVGSEYVGDVSLFQKIVAALITGALAIVVANPTDLVKVRLQAEGNLLPGVPRRYSGALNAYYTIIKQEGLAALWTGLGPNIARNAIINAAELASYAQVKETILKIPGFTDTIFTQLLAGLGAGFFAVCIGSPVDVVKSRMMGDSIYKSTFDCFIRTLKTEQGPLAFYKGFLPNFGRLGMWNAIMFLTLEQAKKFFVTVD, encoded by the exons ATGTCAGATCCGAGGGAGATCTCGTTCGCCGGAACCTTCGTTTCCAGTGCTTTCGCCGCTTGTTTGGCCGAG CTCTGTACTATTCCTTTAGACACTGCTAAAGTTAGGGTTCAGCTCCAGAAGAAAACTAATATTGAGGAGGGAGCACATGTTCCTAAATACAGGGGTATGTTGGATACTGTTGCTACTATTGCTCGAGAAGAAGGTTTAGAAGCCCTTTGGAAAGGTGTTGTACCTGGATTGCACCGTCAGTTTCTGTATGGAGGCTTAAGGATTGGATTATATGAACCT GTCAAGGCCTTTTTTGTTGGCAGTGAATATGTTGGAGATGTTTCTTTGTTCCAGAAGATAGTTGCTGCTCTGATTACTG GTGCACTAGCAATTGTAGTGGCTAATCCAACTGATCTTGTGAAAGTTCGACTTCAAGCTGAAGGTAATTTGCTTCCTGGAGTACCCAGGCGCTATTCTGGAGCCTTGAATGCTTATTACACCATAATAAAGCAG GAAGGACTGGCAGCTTTATGGACAGGGCTCGGGCCTAACATTGCACGAAATGCTATTATAAATGCTGCAGAACTAGCTAGCTATGCCCAAGTGAAAGAG acaattttgaaaattccaggGTTCACAGACACTATTTTTACCCAACTGCTTGCTGGGTTAGGAGCAGGATTCTTTGCAGTCTGTATCGGTTCTCCTGTTGATGTG GTTAAATCTAGAATGATGGGGGATTCTATCTATAAAAGCACCTTTGATTGTTTTATCAGAACTTTGAAGACTGag CAGGGACCCCTCGCCTTCTACAAGGGATTCCTTCCAAATTTTGGTCGCCTTGGAATGTGGAATGCGATCATGTTTCTAACTCTGGAGCAA GCCAAGAAATTCTTTGTAACCGTGGATTAA
- the LOC127798452 gene encoding mitochondrial uncoupling protein 1-like isoform X3: protein MLDTVATIAREEGLEALWKGVVPGLHRQFLYGGLRIGLYEPVKAFFVGSEYVGDVSLFQKIVAALITGALAIVVANPTDLVKVRLQAEGNLLPGVPRRYSGALNAYYTIIKQEGLAALWTGLGPNIARNAIINAAELASYAQVKETILKIPGFTDTIFTQLLAGLGAGFFAVCIGSPVDVVKSRMMGDSIYKSTFDCFIRTLKTEQGPLAFYKGFLPNFGRLGMWNAIMFLTLEQAKKFFVTVD from the exons ATGTTGGATACTGTTGCTACTATTGCTCGAGAAGAAGGTTTAGAAGCCCTTTGGAAAGGTGTTGTACCTGGATTGCACCGTCAGTTTCTGTATGGAGGCTTAAGGATTGGATTATATGAACCT GTCAAGGCCTTTTTTGTTGGCAGTGAATATGTTGGAGATGTTTCTTTGTTCCAGAAGATAGTTGCTGCTCTGATTACTG GTGCACTAGCAATTGTAGTGGCTAATCCAACTGATCTTGTGAAAGTTCGACTTCAAGCTGAAGGTAATTTGCTTCCTGGAGTACCCAGGCGCTATTCTGGAGCCTTGAATGCTTATTACACCATAATAAAGCAG GAAGGACTGGCAGCTTTATGGACAGGGCTCGGGCCTAACATTGCACGAAATGCTATTATAAATGCTGCAGAACTAGCTAGCTATGCCCAAGTGAAAGAG acaattttgaaaattccaggGTTCACAGACACTATTTTTACCCAACTGCTTGCTGGGTTAGGAGCAGGATTCTTTGCAGTCTGTATCGGTTCTCCTGTTGATGTG GTTAAATCTAGAATGATGGGGGATTCTATCTATAAAAGCACCTTTGATTGTTTTATCAGAACTTTGAAGACTGag CAGGGACCCCTCGCCTTCTACAAGGGATTCCTTCCAAATTTTGGTCGCCTTGGAATGTGGAATGCGATCATGTTTCTAACTCTGGAGCAA GCCAAGAAATTCTTTGTAACCGTGGATTAA
- the LOC127797995 gene encoding protein GRAVITROPIC IN THE LIGHT 1-like, with translation MLASMLFRSFRGDNSRKKKSQIHAKTEEPNRQNFSTGILFNGDSAPKKPGLSFRSDSHHDICAKAKKTSSKVSSFTNLIQRVTGSCLTQPQPVYDSEDDKYRTDEGENRETDIEMEILIGEVFEAISAMRRAYASMQEAHCPWDEDKMMCADMAVVAELRRLGELRERFGRRKGMAARLRKAAVEDLKRLVKAEEAGVEKLRAELWAAVKGRSDHSWRKVNRHYASVAPAPELFKATMTMAATPTPELFEATMAMVIDASKSFTKQLLSLMHAANWDMGAVVRSIESATNAAIPIQTDAAVIGANHAKYALESHVSRKIFQGFHHETFYISDNLSYFLHPDQLRYQFFAQYQEMEAIDPIELLQVLPTTSHFSKFCSNKYLAIVHPKMEESLFGDLEQRRQVVVGNHPRSPFYGEFVGLAKAVWMLHLLAFSLDLPPSHFEATRGAKYNPQYMESVIRFLSGRGGAGQVVGYPVTPGFKLGNGSIIKARVYVLPST, from the exons ATGTTAGCTTCCATGCTGTTTCGATCCTTTCGAGGTGACAATTCGAG aaagaagaaaagccaaatccatgcaaaaacAGAAGAGCCCAACCGGCAAAACTTCTCGACCGGCATTCTATTCAACGGCGATTCCGCGCCGAAGAAACCAGGGTTGTCATTCCGATCCGACAGCCACCACGACATATGTGCCAAGGCGAAGAAGACAAGCAGCAAAGTTTCGAGTTTCACTAACTTGATCCAACGGGTCACCGGCTCCTGCTTGACCCAACCACAACCTGTATACGACTCCGAAGACGACAAGTACAGAACCGACGAGGGAGAAAACCGGGAGACAGACATAGAAATGGAGATATTGATAGGGGAAGTGTTTGAGGCGATTTCAGCGATGAGGAGGGCATATGCGAGCATGCAGGAGGCACACTGCCCGTGGGACGAGGACAAGATGATGTGCGCGGACATGGCAGTGGTGGCGGAGTTGAGGCGACTGGGGGAGTTGAGGGAGAGGTTTGGGAGGCGAAAGGGGATGGCTGCGAGGTTAAGGAAGGCGGCGGTGGAGGACCTCAAGAGGCTGGTCAAGGCCGAGGAAGCTGGGGTTGAGAAGCTGAGAGCGGAGTTGTGGGCAGCCGTCAAGGGAAGGTCTGATCATTCTTGGCGAAAAGTCAATCGCCATTACGCTtcag TTGCGCCGGCGCCGGAGCTATTCAAGGCCACCATGACAATGGCGGCCACACCAACACCCGAGCTATTCGAAGCCACAATGGCCATGGTGATAGATGCATCCAAGTCCTTCACGAAACAACTTCTCTCACTCATGCACGCTGCCAACTGGGACATGGGGGCGGTCGTCAGATCCATTGAATCTGCCACCAACGCCGCCATTCCTATCCAGACAGACGCTGCCGTCATCGGAGCTAACCACGCCAAGTACGCCTTAGAATCCCACGTGAGCCGCAAAATCTTCCAAGGCTTCCACCACGAAACCTTCTACATCAGCGACAATCTCTCCTACTTCCTCCACCCGGACCAGCTCCGCTACCAATTCTTCGCCCAGTATCAAGAAATGGAGGCCATTGACCCCATCGAGCTCCTCCAAGTCCTACCCACCACCTCCCACTTTAGCAAGTTTTGCTCTAACAAGTACCTCGCCATCGTCCACCCCAAGATGGAGGAATCTCTGTTCGGAGACTTGGAGCAGCGCCGCCAGGTGGTCGTGGGAAACCACCCACGGAGTCCCTTCTACGGCGAGTTCGTAGGGTTGGCGAAGGCGGTGTGGATGCTCCATTTGTTGGCTTTCTCTCTGGATCTACCGCCGAGCCACTTTGAAGCTACTCGGGGCGCCAAGTATAATCCGCAGTACATGGAAAGCGTTATTAGATTTCTGAGCGGGCGTGGCGGAGCGGGTCAGGTCGTGGGTTATCCAGTGACTCCTGGATTCAAACTTGGAAACGGGTCAATTATCAAGGCTAGGGTCTACGTTTTACCTAGCACATAA